The following coding sequences lie in one Aspergillus puulaauensis MK2 DNA, chromosome 3, nearly complete sequence genomic window:
- a CDS encoding uncharacterized protein (COG:Q;~EggNog:ENOG410PGYE;~InterPro:IPR001128,IPR002401,IPR036396;~PFAM:PF00067;~SMCOG1034:cytochrome P450;~TransMembrane:1 (o253-276i);~antiSMASH:Cluster_3.2;~go_function: GO:0005506 - iron ion binding [Evidence IEA];~go_function: GO:0016705 - oxidoreductase activity, acting on paired donors, with incorporation or reduction of molecular oxygen [Evidence IEA];~go_function: GO:0020037 - heme binding [Evidence IEA];~go_process: GO:0055114 - oxidation-reduction process [Evidence IEA]) gives MFQYQRTYLENVLIPQFDQHGPTHDCNLLGTRFIFTAEPVNIKALFLGNFDDFEIGQVRRDAFKPLFGPSSVFITDGKEWRLARKDLRPFLNLHLDEKLPLVEEGVQKLFETIRTSNSGPNTSQASIEVKGAFRDLTANTVTRILTGGAFPTADVFPGASHNMSFYHACDIGMAGACMRSLGFLARPFAHRNFHTACEAAQQYILPIISKGLSELSVSSDKSQSRNGKQTNWLSSTYTQAITGRKTKDIAKEALAVIIAGTDSTASLLCFTILLLAQREEITISLRQSILERFGKDLTEEMSAKSLMAFEPLQNVIHEVLRLYPPVPISLRVAKESCTLPSGGGRDAESPILLQKGRLLHSAHMLYIEG, from the coding sequence ATGTTTCAATATCAAAGGACCTATCTGGAAAATGTTTTGATCCCTCAATTTGATCAACATGGCCCTACGCACGATTGCAACTTGCTAGGCACTCGCTTTATTTTCACTGCGGAGCCTGTCAATATCAAGGCACTATTTCTGGGCAACTTCGATGATTTTGAGATTGGGCAAGTACGAAGAGACGCTTTTAAGCCTCTTTTCGGGCCTTCGTCAGTTTTTATAACCGATGGGAAGGAATGGCGTCTTGCCCGTAAAGATCTGAGGCCCTTTCTAAACCTCCACCTGGACGAAAAGTTGCCactggtcgaagaaggcgTCCAGAAGCTCTTTGAAACCATCAGAACCAGCAATAGCGGTCCAAATACAAGCCAGGCTTCCATCGAGGTCAAAGGCGCATTTAGGGACCTGACAGCGAACACTGTTACACGAATCCTGACCGGGGGCGCGTTTCCCACAGCTGATGTGTTTCCCGGTGCCTCTCATAATATGTCATTCTACCACGCATGTGATATTGGGATGGCTGGTGCATGTATGCGAAGTTTGGGCTTCTTAGCAAGGCCTTTCGCTCACAGAAACTTCCACACTGCCTGTGAAGCGGCTCAGCAATATATTCTTCCCATCATATCCAAAGGATTAAGCGAACTTTCGGTTTCTTCAGACAAAAGCCAAAGCCGCAACGGGAAACAAACAAATTGGCTGTCTTCCACATATACCCAAGCTATTACCGGCAGGAAGACTAAAGATATTGCCAAAGAAGCACTGGCTGTCATCATTGCTGGAACTGATAGTACCGCCAGTCTGCTATGCTTTACTATCCTACTTTTGGCCCAGAGAGAGGAAATTACGATATCATTGCGTCAGTCGATACTCGAACGCTTTGGAAAAGATCTAACCGAAGAAATGAGCGCCAAAAGTCTGATGGCATTTGAACCTTTGCAGAACGTAATCCATGAGGTGCTGCGGCTATATCCCCCCGTACCAATCAGCTTGAGAGTGGCTAAGGAGAGTTGTACCTTGCCCtctggtggtggccgtgACGCAGAGTCTCCCATATTGTTACAAAAGGGCAGACTGTTGCATTCAGCTCATATGCTCTACATCGAAGGGTAG
- a CDS encoding sugar porter family MFS transporter (COG:G;~EggNog:ENOG410PVSJ;~InterPro:IPR005829,IPR005828,IPR003663,IPR036259, IPR020846;~PFAM:PF00083,PF07690;~SMCOG1169:sugar transport protein;~TransMembrane:12 (i21-42o72-91i98-115o127-148i160-181o193-214i286-307o327-346i353-371o391-414i426-443o455-476i);~antiSMASH:Cluster_3.2;~go_component: GO:0016020 - membrane [Evidence IEA];~go_component: GO:0016021 - integral component of membrane [Evidence IEA];~go_function: GO:0022857 - transmembrane transporter activity [Evidence IEA];~go_process: GO:0055085 - transmembrane transport [Evidence IEA]), which produces MTLLALVEDRPTPPQVYNWRVYLLATVASCASCMIGYDSAFIGQTVELNSFRDEFHFGEWSEGKQNLVKANIVSLYQVGAFFGALFAYPIGFYCGRKWGLFVTAIIFTLGSGLMLGANGSRGLGIMYAGRVLAGVGVGSGSNLTPIYISELSPPAIRGRLVGIYELGWQIGGLVGFWINFGVSETLPESQKQWIIPFAVQLIPSGLLLVGVLFIRESPRWLFGRGRREEAIKNLCWIRQLPETEVYMIEEIIAIDQALEAQNAEIGTGFWKPFQAAATKPRVMWRLFLGFILFFWQNCSGINAINYYSPTVFRSLGITGSLNQMMSGIFGVVKTAVTFLWLLVLIDQVGRRKLLIAGGIGGSICMWIIGAYTKIKDPENNPSTELDSAGIMAIVFFYIYTATFSPTWNGTPWVLNSEMFDPNMRSLAQSVASSSNWLWNFLISRFTPQMFAQMQYGVYFFFASLMLFSIIFVFFLIPETKGVPLELMDRLFEIKPTWQAHGRVMGQLREEEVQLRRDIQGSNLYDGKAKEEFLENA; this is translated from the exons ATGactcttctcgctctcgtcGAGGACCGGCCGACACCGCCCCAGGTCTACAACTGGCGTGTTTATCTGCTTGCAACGGTTGCTTCCTGTGCCTCGTGCATGATTGGCTATGACAGCGCGTTCATTGGCCAGACCGTCGAATTAAATTCTTTCCGCGATGAGTTTCATTTTGGGGAATGGTCTGAAGGTAAACAGAACCTTGTCAAGGCCAACATTGTCTCCCTCTACCAGGTCGGGGCCTTCTTTGGTGCCCTATTTGCCTACCCCATTGGCTTTTACTGTGGTCGAAAATGGGGCCTCTTTGTCACTGCAATCATCTTTACTCTCGGTTCTGGCTTGATGCTAGGGGCAAATGGGAGTCGTGGCTTGGGGATAATGTATGCCGGGCGTGTGCTGGCCGGCGTGGGCGTGGGATCTGGCTCGAATTTAACCCCGATTTATATTTCCGAGTTATCGCCCCCGGCAATTCGCGGCCGGTTGGTCGGCATCTATGAGTTGGGATGGCAAATTGGTGGATTGGTTGGGTTCTGGATCAAT TTCGGCGTTTCGGAAACGCTCCCGGAAAGCCAGAAACAATGGATCATTCCATTTGCCGTCCAGCTGATCCCCTCTGGGCTCCTCCTGGTCGGTGTCTTGTTCATCAGGGAATCTCCCCGCTGGCTATTTGGCCGCGGGCGCCGCGAGGAAGCCATTAAGAACCTGTGCTGGATCCGCCAGCTCCCTGAGACCGAAGTTTATATGATTGAGGAGATCATTGCCATTGACCAGGCTCTGGAGGCGCAAAACGCTGAGATTGGTACTGGCTTTTGGAAACCTTTCCAGGCGGCCGCTACCAAACCAAGGGTTATGTGGCGGCTGTTCTTGGGATTTATACTCTTCTTCTGGCAGAACTGCTCTGGTATAAATGCCATTAACTACTACAGTCCCACTGTTTTCAGAAGCCTCGGAATCACTGGCTCCCTGAACCAGATGATGTCCGGCATTTTCGGTGTCGTCAAGACTGCTGTGACTTTCCTCTGGCTGCTGGTCCTTATTGACCAGGTGGGTCGCCGCAAGCTGCTTATTGCAGGCGGCATTGGCGGCTCCATCTGCATGTGGATTATCGGCGCATACACCAAGATCAAAGACCCCGAGAACAACCCCAGCACCGAGCTGGACAGCGCCGGTATTATGGCAATTGTTTTCTTCTATATCTACACGGCCACCTTTTCTCCCACTTGGAATGGTACACCATGGGTTTTGAATTCCGAAATGTTCGATCCCAACATGCGCTCTCTAGCACAGAGTGtcgcctcatccagcaaCTGGCTGTGGAACTTCCTCATCTCGCGGTTCACGCCACAGATGTTTGCGCAAATGCAGTACGGCGtctatttcttcttcgcgagCTTGATGCTCTTCTCCATTATCTTTGTGTTTTTTCTCATCCCGGAGACTAAGGGTGTCCCGTTGGAACTGATGGACCGACTGTTTGAGATAAAGCCCACCTGGCAGGCGCATGGCCGGGTCATGGGGCAGTTgcgtgaggaggaggtccaGCTCCGCCGTGACATCCAGGGCTCGAACTTGTACGATGGAAAAGCGAAGGAAGAGTTTCTTGAGAATGCATAG
- a CDS encoding fungal specific transcription factor domain-containing protein (COG:S;~EggNog:ENOG410PZPU;~InterPro:IPR007219;~PFAM:PF04082;~antiSMASH:Cluster_3.2;~go_function: GO:0003677 - DNA binding [Evidence IEA];~go_function: GO:0008270 - zinc ion binding [Evidence IEA];~go_process: GO:0006351 - transcription, DNA-templated [Evidence IEA]) → MQIHESSAGQESNSPDADGITLLFRKPGLLSAANSNHSSPDWDDDETDAYDVQDRRPQSVSLSSQLLCLRELVHPQAREVTSPPSRRNSLQDRVFSVELPRPSRLDWLLNVYFRDLDSFFPFIERYGTQAKIQTTLHRLGHSDSQNIIDVKFEDCFIIALLCNMLAVAECFCVSGSLSHEIRRGWSLFLRGRKLMQQCSSLKHIDVHLIQYHALSSEYLMQSELLHDASQAISTAAQLAMRARLNEERVWDILPEPEICNRKRLWWTIYFLDRKISQRTGSPYLIRDIEVAVSDFSQSSSTATDRYMQVLVDLGKLWSLIWDTFFAATAPKPIDWKEVEVMDTRILVVQRDLPDELAWETELLDRVYLAEREPEPLIRRRFAIYIRLNLLRLTIRQNPIQKRKDTRCSRLCISLAAETVDAIAAFTDSCPSIIPCGFFFSTALLECIYHLILAMRATPTHEQREVSIKSFQLAYQLLEQFSKCLDTAKRALRALNSVVSFASVSHSPTIDGPNPDPEPEQNRPMDLAFQTTPAIDFFDPMSWHIDDIPLDVVALVSSMGNQGPDGAEDMDAESFIWNTDYGMDPGTIHP, encoded by the exons ATGCAAATACATGAATCCAGTGCAGGTCAGGAGTCAAATAGTCCTGATGCCGATGGAATTACTCTTCTCTTCCG AAAACCTGGCCTGCTCAGTGCGGCCAATAGTAACCATTCATCCCCAGACTgggatgatgacgagacCGACGCATACGACGTCCAGGATCGTCGGCCTCAAAGTGTGTCGCTGTCATCCCAGCTCTTATGCCTCCGCGAGCTCGTCCATCCACAGGCAAGGGAAGTGACAAGCCCTCCGTCCAGGCGAAACAGCCTCCAGGACCGGGTATTCTCGGTGGAGCTTCCTCGACCTTCAAGGCTAGACTGGCTGTTGAATGTCTACTTCCGTGATTTAGATTCGTTCTTTCCATTCATTGAGCGTTATGGAACGCAGGCGAAGATCCAGACGACACTGCACCGCCTGGGACACTCGGACAGCCAAAATATCATTGATGTCAAATTTGAAGACTGCTTTATTATTGCCCTTCTTTGTAACATGCTTGCTGTTGCCGAATGCTTCTGTGTATCTGGGAGCCTCTCGCATGAAATCCGCCGTGGGTGGTCCTTGTTCCTTCGGGGGCGCAAGCTGATGCAACAATGCTCGTCGCTCAAGCACATCGACGTCCACCTCATTCAGTATCACGCCCTAAGCTCGGAGTACCTGATGCAGTCTGAGCTACTCCATGACGCATCACAGGCTATCTCTACCGCAGCACAGCTTGCCATGCGGGCGCGGCTTAATGAGGAGCGGGTTTGGGATATTTTGCCCGAGCCAGAGATTTGCAATCGCAAGAGGCTGTGGTGGACGATATATTTCCTCGATCGGAAGATCTCTCAACGGACAGGGAGCCCGTATCTGATTCGTGATATTGAAGTCGCAGTCTCGGACTTTTCGCAGTCCTCGAGTACCGCAACTGATCGCTACATGCAGGTGTTGGTAGACCTGGGCAAACTATGGTCCCTGATTTGGGATACATTCTTTGCTGCTACCGCTCCAAAGCCGATAGACTggaaggaagttgaggtcATGGACACGCGCATCCTGGTCGTCCAACGAGATCTGCCAGACGAGCTGGCATGGGAAACAGAGCTCCTCGACCGAGTGTACTTGGCTGAGCGAGAGCCAGAGCCTCTTATCCGTCGCCGGTTTGCGATCTACATA AGACTGAACCTTCTACGCCTGACCATTCGACAGAATCCAATCCAGAAGCGAAAGGACACCAGATGCAGCAGACTTTGTATCTCCCTTGCCGCTGAGACTGTGGATGCCATTGCAGCATTCACAGATTCATGTCCCAGCATCATCCCCTGTGGCTTTTTCTTCAGCACGGCGTTGCTGGAATGTATCTACCACCTCATCCTTGCGATGCGGGCGACGCCTACACACGAACAACGTGAAGTCAGCATCAAGTCTTTCCAACTCGCGTATCAGTTGCTCGAACAATTCTCTAAATGTCTCGACACAGCGAAGCGAGCACTTAGAGCCCTTAACTCCGTAGTTTCCTTTGCTTCGGTGTCACATTCTCCTACTATTGACGGCCCAAATCCAGACCCCGAACCAGAACAGAACCGTCCGATGGACTTGGCATTCCAGACCACGCCGGCAATAGACTTTTTTGATCCCATGTCCTGGCATATTGATGATATTCCTTTGGATGTAGTGGCATTGGTATCTTCAATGGGGAATCAGGGGCCAGATGGCGCTGAAGATATGGACGCTGAATCCTTTATCTGGAATACGGACTATGGTATGGATCCTGGGACCATTCATCCATAG
- a CDS encoding SDR family NAD(P)-dependent oxidoreductase (COG:Q;~EggNog:ENOG410PI9R;~InterPro:IPR002347,IPR036291,IPR020904;~PFAM:PF00106,PF13561,PF08659;~SMCOG1001:short-chain dehydrogenase/reductase SDR;~antiSMASH:Cluster_3.2;~go_function: GO:0016491 - oxidoreductase activity [Evidence IEA];~go_process: GO:0055114 - oxidation-reduction process [Evidence IEA]): protein MSERLRQIHQHLEPSDPATDPSRIDGQVVIITGGAQGIGKAAAILLAQKGAKIAISDLDKDKAEDVANEIRAFQGEAESFPGNALDEEFPSQLVDSVLRRWGKINCLINNAGFCHDSAIHKMGEDKFDIIMKIHNYVPFRMTRALSGHWMDPANRDMPKAVVNVSSTSGLHGSMGQINYATAKAGVVGLTKTIASEWGRYNVRANAVAYGWIDTRITRPPTESEAMSLGGQSIRLGIPENAKKWRDVSDIPLGRPGSADEAARVMLFLASSLSSYVTGTCIECTGGRFM from the exons ATGAGCGAACGACTGCGCCAAATCCATCAACATCTGGAACCCAGTGATCCAGCCACAGATCCCAGTCGCATAGATGGCCAGGTCGTTATCATCACTGGTGGCGCTCAAG GTATCGGAAAAGCTGCAGCCATACTGTTAGCCCAGAAAGGAGCCAAGATTGCCATCAGTGACTTGGATAAAGACAAGGCAGAAGATGTGGCAAACGAGATCCGTGCGTTCCAGGGGGAAGCAGAAAGCTTTCCCGGCAACGCCCTCGATGAAGAGTTTCCGTCCCAGTTGGTGGACAGTGTGTTGCGGCGCTGGGGCAAGATCAACTGTCTCATAAACAACGCTG GATTCTGCCACGATAGTGCAATCCACAAGATGGGCGAGGACAAGTTCGATATCATCATGAAGATCCACAATTACGTACCCTTCCGGATGACGCGAGCGTTATCAGGGCATTGGATGGACCCGGCCAACAGGGATATGCCAAAGGCCGTGGTCAATGTGTCCTCCACGTCTGGATTGCATGGATCGATGGGCCAGATAAACTACGCAACAGCTAAGGCTGGAGTCGTTGGGCTCACAAAGACCATTGCATCCGAATGGGGCCG ATACAATGTGCGGGCCAACGCTGTGGCTTATGGCTGGATTGATACGCGGATTACGCGCCCGCCCACCGAGTCGGAGGCGATGTCACTAGGAGGCCAGTCGATCAGACTTGGGATCCCTGAAAATGCAAAGAAGTGGCGAGACGTTTCTGATATCCCACTGGGTCGCCCTGGGTCGGCGGACGAGGCTGCGCGGGTGATGCTCTTCCTGGCCAGTTCGCTGTCTTCGTATGTGACAGGCACTTGCATCGAGTGTACTGGTGGTCGTTTCATGTAA
- a CDS encoding sugar phosphate isomerase/epimerase family protein (COG:G;~EggNog:ENOG410PMMT;~InterPro:IPR013022,IPR036237;~PFAM:PF01261;~antiSMASH:Cluster_3.2), whose translation MSKQSLSAVPSEFGIATLSLGNWREHRLQPRLEAAAKTGYKWIDLFDECWAAYLEEHGLPGDQLWEPTAINLQVARQLGGLVKSLGMRIACTQPLRKIEGVKDPEERRETLDLVAKRFPFMRAFDTDLVFMCASIRTDSGVTSDLQTVARDLAELGDMAAAYARADGGPMLKIGYEGLSWAARNTWSSSWEAVRFANRPNVGLIVDAFNVLAVEFAHPHNPAGHGRFFSTLEESIDVLTGSLASLAATVPGDRIFFFQCGDAELVDPAVICPTEPDTPALLPWSRGHRLFPMEQSRGGYMPVELVAAAVLATGYKGPISLEVFNNSLNQPGGHVPPEHAARGIAGLRRLVAAAMALPAFWRGGREAKQAVDMVVRRLQPRASQL comes from the coding sequence ATGTCAAAACAGTCATTATCGGCGGTTCCCAGCGAGTTTGGTATCGCCACCCTCTCACTCGGCAACTGGAGGGAGCACCGCCTACAACCGCGTCTGGAAGCAGCCGCGAAGACCGGCTACAAATGGATCGACCTCTTTGACGAGTGCTGGGCAGCGTATCTCGAAGAACACGGTCTTCCTGGCGACCAGCTATGGGAGCCTACCGCTATCAATCTACAAGTCGCCCGGCAACTTGGCGGCCTCGTCAAGTCCCTCGGGATGCGCATCGCTTGTACCCAGCCACTGCGCAAGATCGAGGGCGTCAAGGATCCTGAAGAACGCCGCGAAACACTTGACCTCGTGGCAAAGCGGTTCCCGTTTATGCGTGCGTTCGATACGGATCTTGTGTTTATGTGCGCCAGCATCCGTACCGACAGCGGTGTCACTTCGGATCTGCAGACGGTCGCAAGGGATCTGGCTGAGCTGGGCGATATGGCGGCGGCGTATGCAAGAGCTGACGGGGGTCCAATGCTGAAAATCGGGTATGAGGGTCTGTCATGGGCAGCGAGGAATACCTGGTCGTCGTCGTGGGAGGCAGTGCGGTTCGCGAACCGGCCAAACGTTGGTCTTATCGTCGATGCGTTCAACGTGCTTGCGGTGGAATTCGCGCATCCTCATAACCCGGCTGGTCATGGGCGGTTTTTCTCGACACTCGAAGAATCGATCGACGTTCTTACGGGATCGCTTGCGTCTCTGGCTGCGACCGTTCCGGGTGAtcgcatcttcttctttcagTGCGGTGATGCGGAGCTCGTGGACCCTGCGGTTATCTGTCCGACGGAGCCGGATACGCCGGCCCTCTTACCCTGGTCGCGAGGGCATCGTTTGTTTCCGATGGAGCAGAGTCGTGGTGGATATATGCCCGTGGAATTGGTTGCTGCGGCGGTTCTTGCAACTGGGTACAAAGGGCCAATTTCATTGGAAGTGTTTAACAATTCTTTGAACCAGCCTGGGGGCCACGTTCCACCAGAGCATGCAGCGCGTGGTATCGCTGGTCTACGGAGACTTGTCGCAGCTGCAATGGCGTTGCCTGCTTTCTGGAGAGGTGGACGAGAGGCCAAACAAGCGGTTGATATGGTTGTCCGCCGGCTGCAGCCACGGGCATCGCAGTTATGA
- a CDS encoding Zn(II)2Cys6 transcription factor (COG:S;~EggNog:ENOG410PW9B;~InterPro:IPR036864,IPR001138;~PFAM:PF00172;~antiSMASH:Cluster_3.2;~go_function: GO:0000981 - DNA-binding transcription factor activity, RNA polymerase II-specific [Evidence IEA];~go_function: GO:0008270 - zinc ion binding [Evidence IEA];~go_process: GO:0006355 - regulation of transcription, DNA-templated [Evidence IEA]) has protein sequence MLSHKPSQQMSSPAYRDETSHGKGRPAAATACEACRKLKMKCTRTAPQAHKNSLSEPCDRCKRTNRPCKVPESRPLGRRRGALGRYRGLEKAYRKLQAEAKKANLSHGLEEVYDHVPLPTDESLAFDSFLTNESSDPPRFAATSEARAAPGTPFLGPEVRTPGTVIQGDHREDVEVQVEPALEPMSNPLALLAFASDAAQATETSPASVNALTSPASRRQSDRQRGETEGHRLLHRPGYVSLGLQLDRASLVEGLDTLLDSADAGYQALDYFKRTGVRQRDVGPDLDPVELGLVTMDDAHYLFPIYFARLHPINGILDPVLHTPESVRSLSSLLFTWILALTAQFDPASASIGERLRRHGDKLSRYVHTCGYKSVEIVQGYYISLLSATPAKTLAEERSWLYTMYAIGVATDLGMDQEAGPTACSSSSQSQQYQNFPSPCSQAEQAVRQSIEGPWTERSVYEERILRNRERTWLRILLWERANSAARGRLQSFPETSLTRSVDAWWLHPLADMTDKYTSAFIILRQVLASLQTELKHRAQFAQSDPHWVRDLVDTSLYDWCNTWLSKPADIASASSPEQVSMTFLHYVYDHGRLWTLSLALSDSVSGAENLDAIRQDCFESAVNCCETAVRDLATVGEPLYCMLAPTWAMISYAAVLTLKIFPALYGSRAGSDVELLSLLSQVALQLQRAGTTPAHRFGIAALLGQHLMMILRARAVGPSAEPPASQTQNYAARRRPTEWQPAASEMSQGNPLVSNWDPFLTPAISDQAGVAGDGFADFFREIFGPGFGDLL, from the exons ATGTTGTCTCATAAGCCATCTCAACAAATGTCGTCTCCAGCATATCGTGACGAGACATCCCATGGAAAGGGTCGGCCGGCAGCCGCGACTGCCTGCGAGGCCTGTCGGAAGCTCAAG ATGAAATGCACGCGAACTGCACCGCAAGCACACAAGAATTCCCTATCCGAACCATGCGACCGGTGTAAACGGACTAATCGCCCGTGTAAAGTCCCCGAATCACGACCACTGGGCAGGCGGCGAGGGGCTTTGGGCCGGTATCGCGGGCTCGAGAAGGCGTACCGGAAGCTGCAGGCGGAGGCGAAAAAGGCAAACCTTTCAcatgggctggaagaggttTATGATCATGTGCCGCTGCCGACAGACGAGAGCCTGGCATTCGACTCTTTCTTGACCAATGAGTCGTCTGATCCTCCGAGGTTTGCTGCGACCAGTGAAGCCCGGGCAGCCCCTGGGACTCCATTTCTGGGGCCTGAAGTGAGAACTCCCGGGACTGTGATTCAGGGGGACCACCGGGAAGACGTCGAAGTTCAGGTAGAGCCGGCGCTGGAACCGATGAGTAACCCGCTGGCGCTTCTGGCCTTCGCGTCTGATGCCGCTCAAGCAACGGAAACGAGTCCAGCGTCAGTGAATGCCTTGACCAGCCCAGCATCCAGAAGGCAATCTGATCGGCAACGGGGAGAAACTGAGGGACATCGTCTTCTGCACCGACCTGGATATGTTTCGCTGGGACTGCAGTTGGATCGAGCGAGTCTCGTCGAAGGCTTGGATACATTGCTAGATAGCGCTGATGCTGGGTACCAGGCCCTCGACTACTTTAAGCGGACGGGGGTTCGTCAGCGCGACGTTGGTCCAGACCTGGATCCGGTTGAACTGGGGCTTGTTACGATGGATGATGCTCACTACTTGTTCCCGAT ATATTTTGCGCGATTACACCCTATCAACGGGATACTTGACCCAGTACTCCACACGCCGGAATCCGTCCGCAGTCTTTCTTCGCTTTTGTTCACCTGGATCCTCGCGCTGACAGCTCAATTTGACCCTGCCTCAGCATCGATTGGCGAGCGTCTACGAAGGCACGGGGATAAATTGTCAAGATACGTACATACTTGCGGATACAAGTCGGTCGAGATTGTCCAAGGATATTATATCTCGCTCCTATCTGCCACGCCGGCGAAAACCCTGGCCGAGGAGCGCTCCTGGCTGTATACAATGTATGCAATCGGCGTCGCGACGGATCTGGGAATGGACCAAGAAGCTGGCCCAACTGCTTGTTCTAGTTCGTCCCAGTCGCAGCAGTATCAGAACTTCCCATCTCCATGCTCCCAGGCCGAACAGGCAGTCCGGCAATCCATAGAAGGGCCGTGGACAGAAAGAAGTGTATACGAAGAGCGAATTCTTCGAAATCGCGAACGAACTTGGCTGAGGATCCTCCTGTGGGAGAGGGCGAACAGCGCGGCACGCGGCCGGCTGCAGAGCTTTCCAGAGACCTCCTTGACGCGGTCTGTCGATGCCTGGTGGCTACACCCACTAGCGGACATGACGGATAAATATACAAGTGCATTTATCATCCTGCGCCAAGTTCTGGCGTCGCTGCAGACGGAGCTGAAACATCGAGCACAGTTTGCACAATCCGACCCTCACTGGGTCCGAGACCTGGTTGATACTTCACTGTATGACTGGTGCAATACGTGGCTCTCCAAGCCAGCGGATATCGCGTCCGCTTCATCCCCGGAACAAGTCTCTATGACGTTTCTGCACTATGTGTACGACCACGGACGTCTCTGGACCCTGTCACTAGCATTAAGCGACTCGGTTTCCGGCGCAGAGAACCTGGATGCCATCCGACAAGACTGCTTCGAAAGTGCGGTCAACTGCTGCGAGACGGCCGTCCGAGATTTAGCCACTGTAGGAGAGCCGCTGTACTGCATGCTGGCTCCTACATGGGCTATGATATCCTACGCTGCTGTTCTGACTCTGAAAATATTCCCTGCCTTGTATGGGTCCCGGGCAGGCAGTGATGTCGAACTCCTTTCTCTGTTAAGCCAGGTCgccctgcagctgcagcgcgcCGGCACAACGCCGGCACATCGATTCGGCATTGCGGCCCTCTTGGGCCAACATCTCATGATGATCCTGCGTGCCAGAGCCGTTGGTCCCAGCGCGGAGCCGCCGGCATCACAGACGCAGAATTATGCTGCTCGCCGTAGACCGACTGAATGGCAACCTGCGGCGTCCGAGATGAGCCAGGGAAACCCGCTTGTCTCGAACTGGGACCCATTTTTGACGCCAGCAATATCCGACCAGGCTGGTGTCGCGGGTGATGGGTTTGCAGACTTCTTCCGCGAGATATTTGGGCCTGGGTTTGGGGATTTGCTTTAG